A portion of the Hoylesella buccalis ATCC 35310 genome contains these proteins:
- a CDS encoding DUF4886 domain-containing protein, whose translation MKHALLTLLLLISVSLSAKTIRVLAIGNSFSEDAVEQYLYELCAENGDQLIIGNAYRGGQGLESHWKVVVNQEPAFSYRKIVKGKKTTSEKRTLTSIVIDEEWDIITFQQVSHDAGLYRTYEPFQTNLIRYVKAIATNKNPRIGFHMTWAYPQYSKHGGFKSYNNDQMTMYNAICDAVRQNLEHHPDIHFVIPSGTAVQNARATYLGDHLNRDGFHLDLGLGRYIAACTWAEALTGKSCVGKKFRPAKVTAKDALTAQKAAHAAVKTPYKLAE comes from the coding sequence ATGAAACATGCATTATTAACATTACTTTTGCTGATTTCGGTAAGCCTGTCAGCAAAAACCATTAGAGTGTTGGCCATTGGAAACAGTTTTTCCGAAGACGCCGTTGAACAGTATCTTTACGAACTTTGCGCCGAGAACGGCGACCAACTGATTATTGGAAATGCCTACCGAGGCGGACAAGGGCTTGAATCGCACTGGAAAGTAGTAGTGAACCAAGAGCCGGCTTTCAGCTACAGGAAGATTGTAAAAGGCAAAAAAACAACATCTGAGAAGCGCACGCTTACCTCCATCGTCATTGATGAAGAGTGGGATATCATCACCTTTCAGCAAGTAAGTCACGACGCTGGTTTGTATCGCACCTACGAACCTTTTCAGACAAACCTCATCCGATACGTCAAAGCAATTGCGACGAACAAGAATCCGCGCATAGGTTTTCACATGACGTGGGCTTATCCTCAATATTCAAAACACGGAGGATTCAAGAGTTACAACAATGACCAAATGACCATGTACAACGCCATTTGCGATGCCGTTCGTCAAAACTTGGAGCATCATCCCGACATCCATTTCGTCATTCCTTCTGGTACGGCTGTGCAAAACGCTCGCGCCACCTACCTTGGCGATCACCTCAACCGCGACGGTTTTCACTTGGATTTGGGCTTAGGTCGCTACATCGCCGCATGTACATGGGCAGAAGCACTGACGGGGAAAAGCTGTGTAGGCAAGAAGTTTCGCCCCGCAAAAGTAACGGCCAAAGATGCGTTGACTGCACAAAAAGCCGCACATGCCGCTGTAAAAACCCCATACAAGTTGGCAGAATAG
- a CDS encoding GH92 family glycosyl hydrolase: protein MKRYALISVLLVFFTYQAWATENLTQYVNPFLGTATLWTQQDLQYERKRETRTWGGETFPGASLPHAMVQLTPVTMYRSGAGYQYEDKQIYGFAHTCKGHWNLLHLPLLPTNAERVNADDFASPFSHHNESAHPGYYQVYLERYGINAELTSTLRCGYHKYTFKPGDRKRLIADMTRTNNHVREWAIEKVGEHSFSGYQHADGKIYFYAISNYAVDHIGQLQGRNHTVSVVDFKNSTTQQPLELKIGFSFVSVAGAKANLEAEMRQKDFAQVRNEADQTWEALLNKIQVTGGTKRQKQLFYSCLYRSCLWPCLRSDVNKDYTDARGNTVNNGFHYYTNPSFWDDYRNKLVLIGLVEPKITVDILRSLIDEGEKRNGYMPTFFHGDHASTFVAGSYRRGLRGFDLNRAYQLILKNATVPGRGGRPYLDEYLKQGWVAEKDTTQVPYYDEYKAAVTKTLEYAYDDYATAQVAKILGDTKNYKLLMKHSQNYKNVFDPSTGFFRGRIADGSFIKEFDPYYPYFAYMYRESNAWNNLFFAPHDIPGIIRLYPNKKTIEKKLDKMFSEPWRGYEVENLTGFIGNYCHGNQPGHSIPYMYYFVGRQDKAQCVLDSIMNHYYDMGEDRLALAGMDDAGEMSSWFVFNAMGLYTLSPADPEYIVTVPLFDQVKLKLNNGKTFTIRKQGKGNKIKRIEYGGKRLKGWFIQDAALQQGRELTIVTAPGDCQK, encoded by the coding sequence ATGAAAAGATATGCCCTGATCTCCGTGCTGCTTGTTTTCTTCACTTACCAAGCTTGGGCCACAGAGAATCTCACGCAATATGTAAACCCGTTTTTGGGTACGGCCACCCTATGGACCCAACAAGATCTTCAATATGAGAGGAAACGAGAAACCCGCACATGGGGAGGCGAAACTTTCCCAGGGGCGTCATTGCCACATGCCATGGTACAACTCACACCGGTAACCATGTATCGAAGTGGAGCCGGTTATCAGTATGAAGACAAACAGATTTATGGATTTGCACACACCTGTAAAGGCCACTGGAATTTGCTGCATCTGCCCTTATTGCCGACGAATGCAGAACGGGTGAACGCCGACGACTTTGCATCACCCTTCTCGCACCACAACGAGAGTGCCCACCCAGGCTACTATCAAGTGTACCTCGAACGCTATGGAATCAATGCTGAATTGACCTCTACCCTGCGATGCGGCTACCACAAATACACGTTCAAACCGGGAGACCGCAAGCGACTGATTGCCGACATGACGCGCACCAACAACCACGTTCGCGAATGGGCAATCGAAAAGGTTGGTGAGCATTCGTTCTCTGGTTATCAGCATGCGGATGGTAAAATATATTTCTATGCTATATCCAATTATGCAGTCGACCACATCGGACAGCTGCAAGGAAGAAACCACACCGTTTCGGTAGTTGACTTTAAGAATTCGACCACCCAGCAGCCGTTGGAGCTCAAAATAGGCTTCTCGTTTGTAAGCGTAGCAGGTGCCAAAGCCAATTTGGAAGCCGAAATGCGACAAAAAGATTTCGCGCAAGTGAGAAATGAGGCCGACCAGACCTGGGAGGCGCTGCTCAACAAGATTCAGGTGACAGGCGGTACGAAGCGGCAAAAACAATTGTTCTACTCCTGTCTGTACCGCTCATGCTTATGGCCTTGCCTTAGAAGCGACGTGAACAAAGACTATACAGATGCACGAGGAAACACGGTAAACAATGGATTTCACTACTACACCAACCCATCGTTTTGGGACGATTATCGCAACAAGCTGGTGTTGATAGGACTGGTAGAGCCAAAGATTACCGTCGACATCTTACGTTCGCTCATTGACGAAGGCGAGAAGCGCAACGGTTACATGCCCACTTTCTTCCATGGCGACCATGCCTCGACCTTTGTTGCCGGCAGTTATCGGCGGGGCTTACGCGGATTTGACCTCAACCGTGCCTATCAGCTTATCTTGAAAAACGCCACGGTGCCAGGCAGAGGCGGAAGACCTTATCTGGATGAATACCTCAAACAAGGCTGGGTTGCAGAGAAGGACACAACCCAGGTTCCTTACTACGACGAATACAAGGCGGCCGTCACCAAGACCTTGGAATATGCGTACGATGACTATGCAACGGCGCAGGTGGCTAAAATACTGGGTGACACCAAGAACTACAAACTGCTGATGAAGCATTCACAAAACTACAAGAATGTATTCGACCCATCCACGGGGTTCTTTAGAGGAAGGATTGCCGACGGCTCATTCATCAAGGAGTTTGACCCTTATTATCCATACTTTGCGTACATGTACCGTGAATCCAATGCATGGAACAACCTGTTTTTCGCACCCCATGACATACCGGGCATCATCCGTTTGTATCCTAACAAGAAAACAATAGAAAAGAAGTTGGACAAGATGTTTTCGGAACCATGGCGGGGATACGAAGTTGAGAATCTAACTGGCTTCATCGGTAACTATTGCCATGGCAACCAACCTGGCCACAGCATACCCTACATGTACTATTTTGTGGGACGCCAAGACAAGGCACAGTGTGTTTTAGACAGCATCATGAACCACTATTACGATATGGGTGAAGACCGTTTGGCCTTGGCCGGCATGGATGATGCGGGGGAAATGTCCTCCTGGTTTGTCTTCAATGCAATGGGGCTCTACACCCTATCGCCAGCCGACCCCGAATACATTGTAACCGTACCTTTGTTCGACCAAGTAAAACTGAAATTGAACAATGGCAAGACGTTCACCATACGCAAGCAGGGAAAAGGCAATAAAATCAAACGCATTGAATATGGCGGTAAACGATTGAAAGGATGGTTTATTCAAGATGCAGCCCTTCAACAAGGTCGTGAGCTGACGATAGTGACTGCACCCGGAGATTGTCAAAAATAA
- a CDS encoding penicillin-binding transpeptidase domain-containing protein: MIRTIFQILFAFFMVVFPLHGFTQESTSVEKLTINQSLQRLAKRLLQNKQGSIVAIEPATGRVLALVSNDKLDDGVNRAISTSYSPGSTFKVAQALFMLSEGAIDTKKTYACQRGFSFNGIRIGCHPHRTPLAMIQAIGQSCNAFFCKSFQETIDNRQLYPSPSAAINRWADYMHSMGLGVSLGIDLENEDRGLIPDSAYLQNLHRKWNGTTIMWVGMGQGEVKATPLQLCNLAAMVGNRGYYITPHIHENASGHAVDTTRHHCMATPEAIDVVIKGMRAAVKGGTAHAINAHQYEICGKTGTAENKGDDHSTFMGFAPKDLPRIAVSVYVENGGFGADLAAPMASLIIEQYLNGRLSEKSAQKAERWAKKKVKITPIEIPITLDDM, encoded by the coding sequence ATGATACGAACTATTTTCCAGATACTTTTCGCTTTTTTTATGGTCGTTTTTCCCCTCCATGGGTTTACCCAAGAGAGTACAAGTGTAGAAAAGCTGACGATAAATCAATCGCTACAGCGCCTGGCGAAACGCCTGTTGCAAAACAAGCAGGGCAGTATTGTGGCCATCGAGCCAGCTACGGGGCGAGTGCTTGCGCTGGTTAGTAACGATAAATTGGACGATGGCGTCAATCGTGCCATATCCACATCTTATTCGCCCGGATCCACTTTCAAGGTGGCTCAAGCCTTGTTCATGCTGTCAGAAGGAGCCATAGACACGAAGAAGACGTATGCTTGTCAACGCGGTTTCTCGTTTAATGGCATTCGTATTGGCTGTCATCCACATCGCACGCCGCTGGCAATGATTCAAGCCATTGGGCAGTCGTGTAACGCATTTTTTTGCAAATCGTTCCAAGAAACAATCGACAACCGGCAGCTGTATCCATCACCATCCGCCGCTATCAATCGGTGGGCCGACTACATGCACAGCATGGGACTGGGCGTATCGCTTGGCATTGATTTGGAAAATGAAGACCGTGGATTGATTCCTGATTCGGCTTATCTGCAAAACCTGCACAGGAAATGGAATGGAACCACCATTATGTGGGTAGGAATGGGGCAGGGGGAAGTAAAAGCCACGCCCTTGCAACTCTGCAATTTGGCCGCAATGGTCGGCAATCGCGGTTATTACATCACTCCCCATATTCACGAAAACGCCTCCGGGCACGCCGTTGATACCACCCGACACCACTGCATGGCCACGCCCGAAGCTATTGACGTTGTCATCAAAGGCATGCGAGCAGCCGTCAAAGGAGGCACGGCACACGCCATCAACGCTCATCAATATGAAATATGTGGCAAGACCGGAACCGCTGAAAACAAGGGGGATGACCATTCTACCTTTATGGGTTTCGCCCCAAAAGATTTGCCTCGCATCGCTGTGAGCGTATATGTTGAGAATGGTGGTTTCGGTGCTGATTTGGCTGCACCGATGGCCTCTCTCATCATCGAGCAATACCTCAATGGCCGACTATCTGAGAAGTCGGCCCAAAAGGCTGAGAGGTGGGCGAAAAAGAAAGTGAAAATCACCCCGATAGAAATTCCCATTACACTTGATGACATGTGA